From one Humulus lupulus chromosome 8, drHumLupu1.1, whole genome shotgun sequence genomic stretch:
- the LOC133798637 gene encoding zinc finger CCCH domain-containing protein 37-like isoform X4: protein MAGHLYGFGAAQSAAATSGSYTEPYFPDSLASDPQRAATMYLGQADALNAYAAASRTNSHLVSLASWTAAAGAASAEDPVTGIKRTSEALYHPTVLGAHNTMGQEAWYSANALAKRFRYESASNLPIYPQRPGEKDCVHYMQTRTCKFGDSCKFDHPIWVPEGGIPDWKEVPLIGSEDLPERPGVSDCPYFVKTQRCKFGLRCKFNHPKDNLAAVASGNGDLSSLPERPTEPPCAFYLKTGTCKFGSTCRFNHPKDILLPSAGQENGSSQYEAAKMEGAPGDSKPVKSSDPFTPALYYNTKELPIRPGEPDCPFYLKTGSCKYGITCRYSHPDRNAAIGHAIVASPAAGLNIGVVNPVASLYQTIDPRLAQMGVGPTVYPQRPGQMECDHYMKTGECKFGERCKFHHPIDRSAPTLATIQAQQLSVKLTLAGLPRREGSIICPYYLKTGACKYGPTCKFDHPPPGEVMGMGGNAQGTSTSGGEEAKGDEENGGESIH, encoded by the exons ATGGCGGGCCATCTCTACGGCTTCGGAGCCGCACAATCTGCTGCTGCCACTTCTGGTTCCTACACCGAGCCCTACTTCCCCGACTCTCTCGCTTCCGATCCTCAACGAGCCGCTACTATGTATCTTGGCCAGGCCGATGCCCTTAACGCTTACGCCGCCGCCTCTCGAACCAACTCGCATTTAGTTTCCCTCGCTTCCTGGACTGCCGCCGCCGGAGCAGCCTCCGCAGAGGACCCCGTCACCGGTATCAAACGTACCTCTGAAG CGCTGTATCATCCAACTGTTTTGGGTGCCCATAATACAATGGGGCAAGAAGCTTGGTATTCTGCAAATGCTTTGGCCAAGCGCTTTAGATACGAGAGTGCAAGCAATTTGCCTATATATCCACAAAGGCCAGGAGAGAAGGATTGTGTCCACTATATGCAAACAAGAACCTGTAAATTTGGAGATAGCTGCAAATTTGACCATCCTATTTGGGTTCCTGAAGGTGGAATCCCAGATTGGAAAGAG GTTCCACTTATTGGTAGTGAAGACCTTCCTGAGAGACCGGGGGTGTCAGATTGTCCT TACTTTGTGAAGACTCAAAGATGCAAATTTGGTTTGAGATGCAAGTTCAATCATCCAAAGGATAACTTGGCTGCA GTTGCTTCAGGGAATGGTGATCTCTCTTCCTTACCTGAGAGGCCTACTGAACCCCCTTGTGCT TTCTACTTGAAGACTGGAACATGCAAGTTTGGTTCAACCTGCAGATTCAATCACCCAAAAGATATTCTTTTACCATCAGCTGGACAAGAGAATGGATCTAGCCAATATGAAGCAGCTAAAATGGAGGGAGCACCTGGAGATTCAAAGCCTGTGAAATCATCTGATCCGTTCACTCCCGCACTATATTATAACACTAAAGAACTTCCTATAAGACCG GGTGAACCAGATTGTCCATTCTACCTGAAGACTGGCAG CTGCAAATATGGTATCACATGCCGCTATAGTCATCCCGACAGGAATG CTGCAATTGGACATGCCATAGTAGCTTCTCCAGCAGCTGGTCTGAACATCGGAGTTGTCAATCCAGTTGCATCTCTGTATCAAACAATTGACCCCAGATTGGCTCAG ATGGGAGTGGGTCCCACTGTCTACCCTCAACGCCCTGGGCAAATGGAATGTGAT CACTATATGAAGACTGGAGAATGTAAGTTTGGTGAGCGATGCAAGTTCCATCACCCTATTGACCGGTCAGCACCAACACTTGCAACTATTCAGGCTCAACAACTGAGTGTTAAGCTCACTCTAGCTGGACTACCTAGGAGGGAG GGTTCCATAATCTGCCCGTACTATCTGAAAACTGGAGCATGCAAGTACGGCCCAACCTGCAAGTTTGATCACCCACCTCCTGGTGAGGTTATGGGAATGGGAGGAAATGCGCAAGGAACATCAACATCTGGGGGAGAGGAAGCAAAAGGGGATGAAGAAAATGGAGGTGAATCCATCCATTAA
- the LOC133798637 gene encoding zinc finger CCCH domain-containing protein 37-like isoform X3, translating into MAGHLYGFGAAQSAAATSGSYTEPYFPDSLASDPQRAATMYLGQADALNAYAAASRTNSHLVSLASWTAAAGAASAEDPVTGIKRTSEALYHPTVLGAHNTMGQEAWYSANALAKRFRYESASNLPIYPQRPGEKDCVHYMQTRTCKFGDSCKFDHPIWVPEGGIPDWKEVPLIGSEDLPERPGVSDCPYFVKTQRCKFGLRCKFNHPKDNLAAVASGNGDLSSLPERPTEPPCAFYLKTGTCKFGSTCRFNHPKDILLPSAGQENGSSQYEAAKMEGAPGDSKPVKSSDPFTPALYYNTKELPIRPGEPDCPFYLKTGSCKYGITCRYSHPDRNAAIGHAIVASPAAGLNIGVVNPVASLYQTIDPRLAQVMGVGPTVYPQRPGQMECDHYMKTGECKFGERCKFHHPIDRSAPTLATIQAQQLSVKLTLAGLPRREGSIICPYYLKTGACKYGPTCKFDHPPPGEVMGMGGNAQGTSTSGGEEAKGDEENGGESIH; encoded by the exons ATGGCGGGCCATCTCTACGGCTTCGGAGCCGCACAATCTGCTGCTGCCACTTCTGGTTCCTACACCGAGCCCTACTTCCCCGACTCTCTCGCTTCCGATCCTCAACGAGCCGCTACTATGTATCTTGGCCAGGCCGATGCCCTTAACGCTTACGCCGCCGCCTCTCGAACCAACTCGCATTTAGTTTCCCTCGCTTCCTGGACTGCCGCCGCCGGAGCAGCCTCCGCAGAGGACCCCGTCACCGGTATCAAACGTACCTCTGAAG CGCTGTATCATCCAACTGTTTTGGGTGCCCATAATACAATGGGGCAAGAAGCTTGGTATTCTGCAAATGCTTTGGCCAAGCGCTTTAGATACGAGAGTGCAAGCAATTTGCCTATATATCCACAAAGGCCAGGAGAGAAGGATTGTGTCCACTATATGCAAACAAGAACCTGTAAATTTGGAGATAGCTGCAAATTTGACCATCCTATTTGGGTTCCTGAAGGTGGAATCCCAGATTGGAAAGAG GTTCCACTTATTGGTAGTGAAGACCTTCCTGAGAGACCGGGGGTGTCAGATTGTCCT TACTTTGTGAAGACTCAAAGATGCAAATTTGGTTTGAGATGCAAGTTCAATCATCCAAAGGATAACTTGGCTGCA GTTGCTTCAGGGAATGGTGATCTCTCTTCCTTACCTGAGAGGCCTACTGAACCCCCTTGTGCT TTCTACTTGAAGACTGGAACATGCAAGTTTGGTTCAACCTGCAGATTCAATCACCCAAAAGATATTCTTTTACCATCAGCTGGACAAGAGAATGGATCTAGCCAATATGAAGCAGCTAAAATGGAGGGAGCACCTGGAGATTCAAAGCCTGTGAAATCATCTGATCCGTTCACTCCCGCACTATATTATAACACTAAAGAACTTCCTATAAGACCG GGTGAACCAGATTGTCCATTCTACCTGAAGACTGGCAG CTGCAAATATGGTATCACATGCCGCTATAGTCATCCCGACAGGAATG CTGCAATTGGACATGCCATAGTAGCTTCTCCAGCAGCTGGTCTGAACATCGGAGTTGTCAATCCAGTTGCATCTCTGTATCAAACAATTGACCCCAGATTGGCTCAGGTA ATGGGAGTGGGTCCCACTGTCTACCCTCAACGCCCTGGGCAAATGGAATGTGAT CACTATATGAAGACTGGAGAATGTAAGTTTGGTGAGCGATGCAAGTTCCATCACCCTATTGACCGGTCAGCACCAACACTTGCAACTATTCAGGCTCAACAACTGAGTGTTAAGCTCACTCTAGCTGGACTACCTAGGAGGGAG GGTTCCATAATCTGCCCGTACTATCTGAAAACTGGAGCATGCAAGTACGGCCCAACCTGCAAGTTTGATCACCCACCTCCTGGTGAGGTTATGGGAATGGGAGGAAATGCGCAAGGAACATCAACATCTGGGGGAGAGGAAGCAAAAGGGGATGAAGAAAATGGAGGTGAATCCATCCATTAA
- the LOC133798637 gene encoding zinc finger CCCH domain-containing protein 37-like isoform X5 — protein MAGHLYGFGAAQSAAATSGSYTEPYFPDSLASDPQRAATMYLGQADALNAYAAASRTNSHLVSLASWTAAAGAASAEDPVTALYHPTVLGAHNTMGQEAWYSANALAKRFRYESASNLPIYPQRPGEKDCVHYMQTRTCKFGDSCKFDHPIWVPEGGIPDWKEVPLIGSEDLPERPGVSDCPYFVKTQRCKFGLRCKFNHPKDNLAAVASGNGDLSSLPERPTEPPCAFYLKTGTCKFGSTCRFNHPKDILLPSAGQENGSSQYEAAKMEGAPGDSKPVKSSDPFTPALYYNTKELPIRPGEPDCPFYLKTGSCKYGITCRYSHPDRNAINPPAAAIGHAIVASPAAGLNIGVVNPVASLYQTIDPRLAQVMGVGPTVYPQRPGQMECDHYMKTGECKFGERCKFHHPIDRSAPTLATIQAQQLSVKLTLAGLPRREGSIICPYYLKTGACKYGPTCKFDHPPPGEVMGMGGNAQGTSTSGGEEAKGDEENGGESIH, from the exons ATGGCGGGCCATCTCTACGGCTTCGGAGCCGCACAATCTGCTGCTGCCACTTCTGGTTCCTACACCGAGCCCTACTTCCCCGACTCTCTCGCTTCCGATCCTCAACGAGCCGCTACTATGTATCTTGGCCAGGCCGATGCCCTTAACGCTTACGCCGCCGCCTCTCGAACCAACTCGCATTTAGTTTCCCTCGCTTCCTGGACTGCCGCCGCCGGAGCAGCCTCCGCAGAGGACCCCGTCACCG CGCTGTATCATCCAACTGTTTTGGGTGCCCATAATACAATGGGGCAAGAAGCTTGGTATTCTGCAAATGCTTTGGCCAAGCGCTTTAGATACGAGAGTGCAAGCAATTTGCCTATATATCCACAAAGGCCAGGAGAGAAGGATTGTGTCCACTATATGCAAACAAGAACCTGTAAATTTGGAGATAGCTGCAAATTTGACCATCCTATTTGGGTTCCTGAAGGTGGAATCCCAGATTGGAAAGAG GTTCCACTTATTGGTAGTGAAGACCTTCCTGAGAGACCGGGGGTGTCAGATTGTCCT TACTTTGTGAAGACTCAAAGATGCAAATTTGGTTTGAGATGCAAGTTCAATCATCCAAAGGATAACTTGGCTGCA GTTGCTTCAGGGAATGGTGATCTCTCTTCCTTACCTGAGAGGCCTACTGAACCCCCTTGTGCT TTCTACTTGAAGACTGGAACATGCAAGTTTGGTTCAACCTGCAGATTCAATCACCCAAAAGATATTCTTTTACCATCAGCTGGACAAGAGAATGGATCTAGCCAATATGAAGCAGCTAAAATGGAGGGAGCACCTGGAGATTCAAAGCCTGTGAAATCATCTGATCCGTTCACTCCCGCACTATATTATAACACTAAAGAACTTCCTATAAGACCG GGTGAACCAGATTGTCCATTCTACCTGAAGACTGGCAG CTGCAAATATGGTATCACATGCCGCTATAGTCATCCCGACAGGAATG CGATTAATCCCCCTGCAGCTGCAATTGGACATGCCATAGTAGCTTCTCCAGCAGCTGGTCTGAACATCGGAGTTGTCAATCCAGTTGCATCTCTGTATCAAACAATTGACCCCAGATTGGCTCAGGTA ATGGGAGTGGGTCCCACTGTCTACCCTCAACGCCCTGGGCAAATGGAATGTGAT CACTATATGAAGACTGGAGAATGTAAGTTTGGTGAGCGATGCAAGTTCCATCACCCTATTGACCGGTCAGCACCAACACTTGCAACTATTCAGGCTCAACAACTGAGTGTTAAGCTCACTCTAGCTGGACTACCTAGGAGGGAG GGTTCCATAATCTGCCCGTACTATCTGAAAACTGGAGCATGCAAGTACGGCCCAACCTGCAAGTTTGATCACCCACCTCCTGGTGAGGTTATGGGAATGGGAGGAAATGCGCAAGGAACATCAACATCTGGGGGAGAGGAAGCAAAAGGGGATGAAGAAAATGGAGGTGAATCCATCCATTAA
- the LOC133798637 gene encoding zinc finger CCCH domain-containing protein 37-like isoform X2, whose protein sequence is MAGHLYGFGAAQSAAATSGSYTEPYFPDSLASDPQRAATMYLGQADALNAYAAASRTNSHLVSLASWTAAAGAASAEDPVTGIKRTSEALYHPTVLGAHNTMGQEAWYSANALAKRFRYESASNLPIYPQRPGEKDCVHYMQTRTCKFGDSCKFDHPIWVPEGGIPDWKEVPLIGSEDLPERPGVSDCPYFVKTQRCKFGLRCKFNHPKDNLAAVASGNGDLSSLPERPTEPPCAFYLKTGTCKFGSTCRFNHPKDILLPSAGQENGSSQYEAAKMEGAPGDSKPVKSSDPFTPALYYNTKELPIRPGEPDCPFYLKTGSCKYGITCRYSHPDRNAINPPAAAIGHAIVASPAAGLNIGVVNPVASLYQTIDPRLAQMGVGPTVYPQRPGQMECDHYMKTGECKFGERCKFHHPIDRSAPTLATIQAQQLSVKLTLAGLPRREGSIICPYYLKTGACKYGPTCKFDHPPPGEVMGMGGNAQGTSTSGGEEAKGDEENGGESIH, encoded by the exons ATGGCGGGCCATCTCTACGGCTTCGGAGCCGCACAATCTGCTGCTGCCACTTCTGGTTCCTACACCGAGCCCTACTTCCCCGACTCTCTCGCTTCCGATCCTCAACGAGCCGCTACTATGTATCTTGGCCAGGCCGATGCCCTTAACGCTTACGCCGCCGCCTCTCGAACCAACTCGCATTTAGTTTCCCTCGCTTCCTGGACTGCCGCCGCCGGAGCAGCCTCCGCAGAGGACCCCGTCACCGGTATCAAACGTACCTCTGAAG CGCTGTATCATCCAACTGTTTTGGGTGCCCATAATACAATGGGGCAAGAAGCTTGGTATTCTGCAAATGCTTTGGCCAAGCGCTTTAGATACGAGAGTGCAAGCAATTTGCCTATATATCCACAAAGGCCAGGAGAGAAGGATTGTGTCCACTATATGCAAACAAGAACCTGTAAATTTGGAGATAGCTGCAAATTTGACCATCCTATTTGGGTTCCTGAAGGTGGAATCCCAGATTGGAAAGAG GTTCCACTTATTGGTAGTGAAGACCTTCCTGAGAGACCGGGGGTGTCAGATTGTCCT TACTTTGTGAAGACTCAAAGATGCAAATTTGGTTTGAGATGCAAGTTCAATCATCCAAAGGATAACTTGGCTGCA GTTGCTTCAGGGAATGGTGATCTCTCTTCCTTACCTGAGAGGCCTACTGAACCCCCTTGTGCT TTCTACTTGAAGACTGGAACATGCAAGTTTGGTTCAACCTGCAGATTCAATCACCCAAAAGATATTCTTTTACCATCAGCTGGACAAGAGAATGGATCTAGCCAATATGAAGCAGCTAAAATGGAGGGAGCACCTGGAGATTCAAAGCCTGTGAAATCATCTGATCCGTTCACTCCCGCACTATATTATAACACTAAAGAACTTCCTATAAGACCG GGTGAACCAGATTGTCCATTCTACCTGAAGACTGGCAG CTGCAAATATGGTATCACATGCCGCTATAGTCATCCCGACAGGAATG CGATTAATCCCCCTGCAGCTGCAATTGGACATGCCATAGTAGCTTCTCCAGCAGCTGGTCTGAACATCGGAGTTGTCAATCCAGTTGCATCTCTGTATCAAACAATTGACCCCAGATTGGCTCAG ATGGGAGTGGGTCCCACTGTCTACCCTCAACGCCCTGGGCAAATGGAATGTGAT CACTATATGAAGACTGGAGAATGTAAGTTTGGTGAGCGATGCAAGTTCCATCACCCTATTGACCGGTCAGCACCAACACTTGCAACTATTCAGGCTCAACAACTGAGTGTTAAGCTCACTCTAGCTGGACTACCTAGGAGGGAG GGTTCCATAATCTGCCCGTACTATCTGAAAACTGGAGCATGCAAGTACGGCCCAACCTGCAAGTTTGATCACCCACCTCCTGGTGAGGTTATGGGAATGGGAGGAAATGCGCAAGGAACATCAACATCTGGGGGAGAGGAAGCAAAAGGGGATGAAGAAAATGGAGGTGAATCCATCCATTAA
- the LOC133798637 gene encoding zinc finger CCCH domain-containing protein 37-like isoform X6 → MAGHLYGFGAAQSAAATSGSYTEPYFPDSLASDPQRAATMYLGQADALNAYAAASRTNSHLVSLASWTAAAGAASAEDPVTGIKRTSEALYHPTVLGAHNTMGQEAWYSANALAKRFRYESASNLPIYPQRPGEKDCVHYMQTRTCKFGDSCKFDHPIWVPEGGIPDWKEVPLIGSEDLPERPGVSDCPYFVKTQRCKFGLRCKFNHPKDNLAAVASGNGDLSSLPERPTEPPCAFYLKTGTCKFGSTCRFNHPKDILLPSAGQENGSSQYEAAKMEGAPGDSKPVKSSDPFTPALYYNTKELPIRPGEPDCPFYLKTGSCKYGITCRYSHPDRNAINPPAAAIGHAIVASPAAGLNIGVVNPVASLYQTIDPRLAQVMGVGPTVYPQRPGQMECDHYMKTGECKFGERCKFHHPIDRSAPTLATIQAQQLSVKLTLAGLPRREV, encoded by the exons ATGGCGGGCCATCTCTACGGCTTCGGAGCCGCACAATCTGCTGCTGCCACTTCTGGTTCCTACACCGAGCCCTACTTCCCCGACTCTCTCGCTTCCGATCCTCAACGAGCCGCTACTATGTATCTTGGCCAGGCCGATGCCCTTAACGCTTACGCCGCCGCCTCTCGAACCAACTCGCATTTAGTTTCCCTCGCTTCCTGGACTGCCGCCGCCGGAGCAGCCTCCGCAGAGGACCCCGTCACCGGTATCAAACGTACCTCTGAAG CGCTGTATCATCCAACTGTTTTGGGTGCCCATAATACAATGGGGCAAGAAGCTTGGTATTCTGCAAATGCTTTGGCCAAGCGCTTTAGATACGAGAGTGCAAGCAATTTGCCTATATATCCACAAAGGCCAGGAGAGAAGGATTGTGTCCACTATATGCAAACAAGAACCTGTAAATTTGGAGATAGCTGCAAATTTGACCATCCTATTTGGGTTCCTGAAGGTGGAATCCCAGATTGGAAAGAG GTTCCACTTATTGGTAGTGAAGACCTTCCTGAGAGACCGGGGGTGTCAGATTGTCCT TACTTTGTGAAGACTCAAAGATGCAAATTTGGTTTGAGATGCAAGTTCAATCATCCAAAGGATAACTTGGCTGCA GTTGCTTCAGGGAATGGTGATCTCTCTTCCTTACCTGAGAGGCCTACTGAACCCCCTTGTGCT TTCTACTTGAAGACTGGAACATGCAAGTTTGGTTCAACCTGCAGATTCAATCACCCAAAAGATATTCTTTTACCATCAGCTGGACAAGAGAATGGATCTAGCCAATATGAAGCAGCTAAAATGGAGGGAGCACCTGGAGATTCAAAGCCTGTGAAATCATCTGATCCGTTCACTCCCGCACTATATTATAACACTAAAGAACTTCCTATAAGACCG GGTGAACCAGATTGTCCATTCTACCTGAAGACTGGCAG CTGCAAATATGGTATCACATGCCGCTATAGTCATCCCGACAGGAATG CGATTAATCCCCCTGCAGCTGCAATTGGACATGCCATAGTAGCTTCTCCAGCAGCTGGTCTGAACATCGGAGTTGTCAATCCAGTTGCATCTCTGTATCAAACAATTGACCCCAGATTGGCTCAGGTA ATGGGAGTGGGTCCCACTGTCTACCCTCAACGCCCTGGGCAAATGGAATGTGAT CACTATATGAAGACTGGAGAATGTAAGTTTGGTGAGCGATGCAAGTTCCATCACCCTATTGACCGGTCAGCACCAACACTTGCAACTATTCAGGCTCAACAACTGAGTGTTAAGCTCACTCTAGCTGGACTACCTAGGAGGGAGGTATGA
- the LOC133798637 gene encoding zinc finger CCCH domain-containing protein 37-like isoform X1: MAGHLYGFGAAQSAAATSGSYTEPYFPDSLASDPQRAATMYLGQADALNAYAAASRTNSHLVSLASWTAAAGAASAEDPVTGIKRTSEALYHPTVLGAHNTMGQEAWYSANALAKRFRYESASNLPIYPQRPGEKDCVHYMQTRTCKFGDSCKFDHPIWVPEGGIPDWKEVPLIGSEDLPERPGVSDCPYFVKTQRCKFGLRCKFNHPKDNLAAVASGNGDLSSLPERPTEPPCAFYLKTGTCKFGSTCRFNHPKDILLPSAGQENGSSQYEAAKMEGAPGDSKPVKSSDPFTPALYYNTKELPIRPGEPDCPFYLKTGSCKYGITCRYSHPDRNAINPPAAAIGHAIVASPAAGLNIGVVNPVASLYQTIDPRLAQVMGVGPTVYPQRPGQMECDHYMKTGECKFGERCKFHHPIDRSAPTLATIQAQQLSVKLTLAGLPRREGSIICPYYLKTGACKYGPTCKFDHPPPGEVMGMGGNAQGTSTSGGEEAKGDEENGGESIH, encoded by the exons ATGGCGGGCCATCTCTACGGCTTCGGAGCCGCACAATCTGCTGCTGCCACTTCTGGTTCCTACACCGAGCCCTACTTCCCCGACTCTCTCGCTTCCGATCCTCAACGAGCCGCTACTATGTATCTTGGCCAGGCCGATGCCCTTAACGCTTACGCCGCCGCCTCTCGAACCAACTCGCATTTAGTTTCCCTCGCTTCCTGGACTGCCGCCGCCGGAGCAGCCTCCGCAGAGGACCCCGTCACCGGTATCAAACGTACCTCTGAAG CGCTGTATCATCCAACTGTTTTGGGTGCCCATAATACAATGGGGCAAGAAGCTTGGTATTCTGCAAATGCTTTGGCCAAGCGCTTTAGATACGAGAGTGCAAGCAATTTGCCTATATATCCACAAAGGCCAGGAGAGAAGGATTGTGTCCACTATATGCAAACAAGAACCTGTAAATTTGGAGATAGCTGCAAATTTGACCATCCTATTTGGGTTCCTGAAGGTGGAATCCCAGATTGGAAAGAG GTTCCACTTATTGGTAGTGAAGACCTTCCTGAGAGACCGGGGGTGTCAGATTGTCCT TACTTTGTGAAGACTCAAAGATGCAAATTTGGTTTGAGATGCAAGTTCAATCATCCAAAGGATAACTTGGCTGCA GTTGCTTCAGGGAATGGTGATCTCTCTTCCTTACCTGAGAGGCCTACTGAACCCCCTTGTGCT TTCTACTTGAAGACTGGAACATGCAAGTTTGGTTCAACCTGCAGATTCAATCACCCAAAAGATATTCTTTTACCATCAGCTGGACAAGAGAATGGATCTAGCCAATATGAAGCAGCTAAAATGGAGGGAGCACCTGGAGATTCAAAGCCTGTGAAATCATCTGATCCGTTCACTCCCGCACTATATTATAACACTAAAGAACTTCCTATAAGACCG GGTGAACCAGATTGTCCATTCTACCTGAAGACTGGCAG CTGCAAATATGGTATCACATGCCGCTATAGTCATCCCGACAGGAATG CGATTAATCCCCCTGCAGCTGCAATTGGACATGCCATAGTAGCTTCTCCAGCAGCTGGTCTGAACATCGGAGTTGTCAATCCAGTTGCATCTCTGTATCAAACAATTGACCCCAGATTGGCTCAGGTA ATGGGAGTGGGTCCCACTGTCTACCCTCAACGCCCTGGGCAAATGGAATGTGAT CACTATATGAAGACTGGAGAATGTAAGTTTGGTGAGCGATGCAAGTTCCATCACCCTATTGACCGGTCAGCACCAACACTTGCAACTATTCAGGCTCAACAACTGAGTGTTAAGCTCACTCTAGCTGGACTACCTAGGAGGGAG GGTTCCATAATCTGCCCGTACTATCTGAAAACTGGAGCATGCAAGTACGGCCCAACCTGCAAGTTTGATCACCCACCTCCTGGTGAGGTTATGGGAATGGGAGGAAATGCGCAAGGAACATCAACATCTGGGGGAGAGGAAGCAAAAGGGGATGAAGAAAATGGAGGTGAATCCATCCATTAA